A genomic window from Glycine soja cultivar W05 chromosome 10, ASM419377v2, whole genome shotgun sequence includes:
- the LOC114370463 gene encoding alpha carbonic anhydrase 7-like produces the protein MKHPGKLRVFLPNLIILVTILLHSTWINAQEVEDESEFDYIKGSEKGPSHWGELKKEWETCKSGKMQSPIDLSSHRVRVVPKLGELKKYYKPQNATVKNRGHDIELKWEGDAGSININGTEFFLHQCHWHSPSEHTINGRRYDLELHMVHESKRINGKGKIAVVGLFYKIGRPDSVLNKLSKFIKTMVDEEEEKNIGAFDPSKIKLGGKKYYRYMGSLTVPPCTEGVIWTINKKIRTVSRAQVNLLREAVHDHAEKNARPIQPLNRRGIQLYAQKRKD, from the exons ATGAAGCATCCAGGCAAGCTTAGAGTGTTTCTTCCAAATTTGATAATACTTGTAACCATCCTTCTCCATTCAACATGGATTAATGCACAGGAAGTTG AGGATGAGAGTGAGTTTGATTACATAAAAGGGAGTGAGAAGGGTCCCTCACACTGGGGGGAACTGAAGAAGGAATGGGAAACATGTAAAAGTGGCAAAATGCAATCTCCAATTGATTTGTCAAGCCACAGAGTGAGAGTGGTGCCAAAGTTAGGGGAGCTTAAGAAGTACTATAAGCCTCAGAATGCCACTGTCAAGAACAGAGGCCATGATATTGAG CTGAAATGGGAGGGAGATGCTGGATCAATAAACATCAACGGCACCGAGTTTTTTCTGCATCAATGCCATTGGCATTCACCTTCAGAACATACAATCAATGGCAGGAG GTATGACTTGGAGCTCCACATGGTTCATGAAAGCAAAAGAATAAACGGGAAAGGCAAAATTGCTGTTGTTGGACTTTTCTATAAGATTGGACGGCCCGATTCTGTTCTCAACAAG ttgtcaaaatttataaaaaccatggtggatgaagaagaagaaaagaacatTGGGGCGTTCGATCCCTCAAAAATTAAGTTGGGTGGCAAGAAATACTACAGATACATGGGCTCTCTCACTGTCCCTCCTTGCACAGAAGGTGTCATTTGGACTATTAATAAAAAG ATAAGAACTGTGTCGAGGGCTCAAGTCAATTTACTTAGAGAGGCTGTCCACGAT CATGCAGAGAAGAATGCCAGACCTATACAACCCCTGAATAGACGAGGGATACAACTCTATGCCCAAAAGCGGAAGGATTAA
- the LOC114369321 gene encoding alpha carbonic anhydrase 7-like, whose amino-acid sequence MSASVIVSLSHLTSMKLQRVNTYIIPHLFVLFIILLASTSTRAQVEELEDEREFDYIGASEKGPRHWGEMKKEWSSCKNGHLQSPIDLSCARVKIIPRCRQPDIYYTATNATIINRGHDIAVYWKDDAGSVYLNGTEYFLKQCHWHSPSEHSMNGRRYDLEMHMVHVSPDNKIFVVGALYKFGHRPDRFLSQLEKDIKHLVDNEVERAIGETNPSGLQTRGNAYYRYVGSLTTPPCTEGVIWNIDRKIRTVSEEQVRLLREAVHDHAERNARPMQRRYNRDILYFRSKSRAKPEYY is encoded by the exons ATGAGTGCCTCAGTCATTGTTTCTCTTTCACATCTAACAAGTATGAAGCTTCAAAGAgtgaatacatatataattccaCATTTATTCGTGCTTTTCATAATCTTGTTAGCTTCAACATCAACACGAGCACAAGTTGAAGAACTTG AGGACGAGAGAGAGTTCGATTATATTGGAGCAAGTGAAAAGGGGCCTCGTCACTGGGGAGAGATGAAAAAAGAATGGTCATCTTGTAAAAATGGACACTTGCAATCTCCCATAGACTTGTCATGTGCAAGAGTCAAAATTATCCCTCGATGTCGCCAACCTGATATATACTACACAGCTACTAATGCCACTATCATCAACAGAGGCCATGATATTGCT GTATATTGGAAGGATGATGCTGGTTCAGTATACCTCAATGGAACCGAATACTTTCTGAAACAATGTCATTGGCACTCTCCTTCGGAACATTCCATGAATGGCAGGAG GTATGACTTGGAGATGCACATGGTGCATGTAAGTCCGGACAACAAGATTTTTGTGGTTGGAGCTCTCTATAAGTTTGGTCATCGTCCTGATCGTTTTCTCTCTCAG TTGGAGAAAGACATAAAGCACCTGGTTGATAATGAAGTAGAAAGAGCAATTGGAGAGACAAATCCCTCAGGATTACAGACAAGAGGCAATGCGTATTACAGATACGTAGGTTCACTCACCACTCCTCCTTGTACTGAAGGTGTCATCTGGAACATTGATAGAAAG ATTAGGACAGTTTCGGAAGAACAAGTGAGGCTTTTGAGGGAGGCAGTGCATGAC CATGCAGAGAGGAATGCAAGGCCAATGCAGCGACGTTACAATCGAGATATATTATACTTCCGATCCAAAAGCAGAGCAAAACCAGAATATTATTAA